Proteins encoded within one genomic window of Candidatus Thermodiscus eudorianus:
- a CDS encoding SCP2 sterol-binding domain-containing protein produces MPRFPSKEWAEAYCRELNNNPNYERSGKGWVWPILFKISKLPEELDKEFEGKKPGFILKLNNGKCEGVEWYDDASQADAPFILSATYNDWLDIISGKINPLTAILRRKLVVEKGNYSVIMRYPIAALEMVKTAQRVGVE; encoded by the coding sequence ATGCCCCGTTTTCCTAGCAAGGAGTGGGCAGAAGCCTACTGCCGCGAGCTCAACAACAACCCGAACTACGAGAGGAGCGGCAAAGGATGGGTGTGGCCGATACTCTTCAAGATATCAAAGCTCCCCGAGGAACTCGATAAGGAGTTCGAAGGGAAGAAGCCAGGCTTCATACTTAAGCTGAACAATGGCAAGTGCGAGGGAGTAGAGTGGTACGATGACGCTAGCCAGGCGGACGCGCCCTTCATCCTGTCAGCCACGTACAACGACTGGCTAGACATTATATCCGGGAAGATCAACCCGCTAACCGCCATACTGAGGAGGAAGCTAGTGGTCGAGAAGGGTAACTACTCGGTGATCATGAGGTACCCTATAGCTGCGCTTGAGATGGTTAAGACCGCTCAGCGCGTCGGAGTGGAGTGA
- a CDS encoding amidohydrolase, with the protein MPAYNIVSLGVYDGSMDYVGDVLLVEDGYIRGVNRRASYARDIVVEGYVLPSFVDAHLHLTWIGLLKNGVDLSNARSPEDVARQLARAQGPLAYGRGWDQESFTDRGTLPTRRILDQYIDDRPAVAVRVCGHLAVVNTRALEMTRVHEKYPDLVDRERGIVYEDAVEHVVNQLLNLVDVVDLVKTGLEEAYSHGIGGVSSMSCPLSEARALKALEDRGEMPPLRVACYPRTRDLADSIAVLKGSLQAAVAGVKEFADGSLGARTAYLSRDYSDDPGNRGIRLLTSREIVDIGGRVLERGLRIAVHAIGDAALDEVIEAYSELQPGASGRVEHASIARRSQIHELAGLGVHVVVQPHFRVSDWWIEDRIGGDRMEWAYPFKTMAGAGVNLAFSTDAPIEPIDPLATIKAAMSECRQRACRPEEALSQRDSIRYYTIGSAQASGGPVAMLGKVEAGAPASLIWTSTDPASSRISRVYWVRVPPTAQPPVSGL; encoded by the coding sequence TTGCCGGCGTATAATATCGTGTCCCTCGGCGTATACGATGGAAGCATGGACTATGTTGGAGACGTGCTACTAGTCGAGGACGGGTACATCAGGGGAGTAAATAGAAGGGCCTCCTACGCGAGAGATATCGTGGTAGAGGGCTACGTGCTTCCCTCGTTCGTAGACGCCCACCTCCACTTGACCTGGATAGGATTGTTGAAGAATGGGGTGGACCTCTCGAATGCCAGGAGCCCTGAGGACGTGGCGAGACAGCTGGCAAGAGCCCAGGGCCCCCTGGCCTATGGGAGGGGCTGGGACCAGGAATCCTTCACCGATAGAGGGACCCTACCAACCAGGAGGATCCTAGACCAGTACATCGATGACAGGCCGGCCGTCGCCGTTAGAGTATGCGGCCACCTGGCGGTAGTCAACACCAGGGCTCTAGAAATGACGCGAGTCCACGAGAAGTATCCGGACCTGGTCGATAGGGAGCGAGGCATAGTATATGAGGATGCCGTCGAGCATGTGGTAAACCAGCTCCTCAACCTAGTAGACGTAGTCGACCTAGTCAAGACTGGGCTAGAAGAGGCATACTCCCACGGGATAGGCGGAGTATCCAGCATGTCATGCCCGCTCTCCGAGGCGAGAGCTCTAAAGGCCCTAGAGGACAGGGGAGAAATGCCACCACTTAGGGTAGCATGCTATCCCAGGACCCGGGACCTCGCAGACTCGATAGCAGTCCTAAAGGGCTCGCTGCAGGCAGCGGTGGCTGGCGTGAAGGAGTTTGCAGACGGGAGCCTAGGTGCTAGAACCGCATACCTCTCCAGGGACTACAGCGACGACCCCGGGAACCGGGGCATAAGGCTGCTGACCAGCAGGGAGATAGTCGATATAGGGGGGAGAGTTCTAGAGAGGGGTCTCAGGATAGCAGTCCACGCCATAGGAGACGCGGCACTCGACGAGGTGATAGAAGCCTACAGCGAGCTACAGCCCGGAGCCTCGGGTAGAGTCGAGCATGCAAGCATAGCGAGGAGAAGCCAGATCCACGAGCTCGCTGGGCTAGGGGTCCACGTCGTGGTTCAACCCCACTTCAGGGTCTCCGACTGGTGGATAGAGGATAGAATAGGAGGCGATAGGATGGAATGGGCATACCCGTTCAAGACTATGGCCGGAGCCGGAGTCAACCTTGCATTCTCAACCGACGCCCCTATCGAGCCTATAGACCCTCTAGCCACCATAAAGGCTGCAATGTCAGAGTGCAGGCAGAGGGCTTGCAGGCCCGAGGAGGCCCTAAGCCAAAGGGACTCCATACGCTACTATACAATCGGCAGCGCCCAGGCCTCCGGGGGTCCGGTGGCGATGCTTGGAAAAGTGGAGGCTGGCGCTCCAGCGAGCCTCATATGGACAAGCACTGATCCGGCCTCCTCCAGGATAAGCCGGGTCTACTGGGTGAGGGTCCCTCCAACAGCTCAACCCCCGGTAAGCGGGCTATAG
- a CDS encoding mechanosensitive ion channel family protein, producing the protein MASSALASLESLEQTIVTNAGKVLVALAILVAGILFAVLVKLVIKRSLYQRLPAHVYKPLESAVYYSLLILAGVAALTPFGISLSSLVIAGGFAGIVVGLATQSTLSNLVSGIMILIEQPLKIGDPVTISNYSGIITGINVFSTLLRTWDGPIVRIPNNEVFNSIITNYSRMKARRVEFAIGVHYESDIDHVVSTLKKFMEEHPLCLVNPGPEVFVDKYGDSSIVFKMRCWTPTQAWFATKIELQTRLKKVLEEAGIKIPYPQLDVHFIDELRVRLGEPRREGKD; encoded by the coding sequence ATGGCTAGCAGCGCCCTAGCGTCCCTGGAGTCGCTTGAGCAGACTATCGTGACGAACGCGGGCAAGGTGCTGGTGGCGCTAGCGATACTGGTGGCCGGGATCCTCTTCGCGGTGCTGGTCAAGCTGGTGATAAAGAGGAGCCTCTACCAGAGGCTACCAGCACACGTCTATAAGCCCCTGGAATCCGCGGTCTACTACTCGCTCCTGATACTCGCTGGGGTGGCCGCCCTCACGCCTTTCGGCATAAGCCTTAGCTCCCTGGTTATAGCGGGTGGCTTCGCCGGCATCGTGGTCGGCCTCGCCACCCAGAGCACTCTCAGCAACCTCGTCAGCGGTATCATGATACTTATAGAGCAGCCATTGAAGATAGGGGATCCCGTCACGATATCGAATTATTCCGGGATCATAACAGGGATCAACGTCTTCTCCACCCTCCTGAGAACCTGGGACGGGCCGATCGTCAGGATACCTAACAACGAGGTATTCAACAGTATAATCACGAACTACTCGCGCATGAAGGCTAGGAGGGTCGAGTTCGCCATAGGAGTACACTATGAGTCCGATATAGACCACGTCGTCAGCACCCTGAAGAAGTTCATGGAAGAACACCCACTATGCCTAGTTAACCCGGGGCCGGAAGTCTTCGTAGACAAATACGGCGACAGCAGTATAGTATTCAAGATGAGATGCTGGACTCCAACCCAGGCCTGGTTCGCAACCAAGATAGAGCTACAGACCAGGCTGAAGAAAGTACTGGAAGAGGCTGGGATAAAGATACCCTACCCACAGCTAGACGTGCACTTCATAGACGAGCTACGCGTTAGGCTAGGTGAGCCGCGAAGAGAAGGGAAAGACTAG
- a CDS encoding helix-turn-helix domain-containing protein, which yields MSSTIVEFLEKARAGKSVEQIARELGIPLSRARLLASTLAGSGLIKPLGDTGASSTCGDCSVCPLRRFCGFTPLRRAERS from the coding sequence TTGTCTAGCACGATAGTAGAGTTCCTGGAAAAGGCTAGAGCTGGAAAAAGCGTTGAGCAGATAGCCCGGGAACTCGGCATCCCCCTCTCCAGGGCTAGGCTACTGGCTTCAACACTAGCCGGGAGCGGCCTCATCAAGCCCCTCGGAGATACCGGTGCTAGCTCCACCTGTGGGGACTGCTCCGTGTGCCCGCTTCGACGCTTCTGCGGGTTCACTCCACTCCGACGCGCTGAGCGGTCTTAA
- a CDS encoding DUF432 domain-containing protein, with translation MEKGLMLKVPWRIMAGEEIRLGDIKIKRSSDGDLEACDRYGCVSARVPPERPVHAVPIPAIYRVLSATPYIYVDFDKRILIEEGEDYWTLAPIEIEVYAGELALVRLAPSKVKHTLIGDVVEGTLARYYKASAVFDEEDLEYQEGTAIVRFIVRGSSVLLPGVGFNASGADFYVDDEGRLYYPQLEVAVQGNVAVTRRFEVPPKNGLRPVRFEPYRIRRMHIPVGFTYTLPFTMKVDVVKRYLPQP, from the coding sequence GTGGAGAAGGGGCTAATGCTGAAGGTGCCGTGGCGGATAATGGCGGGAGAAGAGATCCGCCTCGGCGATATCAAGATCAAGCGAAGCAGTGACGGCGACCTCGAGGCTTGCGACAGGTATGGATGCGTATCGGCGAGGGTCCCTCCGGAGCGGCCTGTGCACGCGGTCCCGATACCAGCAATCTATAGGGTGCTCTCGGCGACCCCCTACATCTACGTCGACTTCGATAAGAGGATACTGATCGAGGAGGGCGAGGACTACTGGACGCTAGCACCCATAGAGATAGAAGTGTATGCAGGGGAGCTAGCCCTGGTCAGGCTCGCGCCCTCTAAAGTGAAGCACACACTGATAGGCGATGTGGTAGAGGGGACCCTCGCCCGCTACTACAAGGCAAGCGCAGTATTCGACGAGGAAGACCTTGAGTACCAGGAGGGCACCGCGATCGTCCGCTTCATAGTGAGGGGGTCGAGCGTGCTATTGCCTGGAGTGGGCTTCAACGCTTCTGGAGCAGACTTCTACGTCGACGACGAGGGGAGACTCTATTATCCACAGCTAGAGGTGGCAGTCCAGGGTAATGTGGCGGTGACCAGGAGGTTCGAGGTGCCCCCCAAGAACGGGCTTAGACCCGTCCGCTTCGAGCCCTACCGCATAAGGAGGATGCATATACCGGTCGGCTTCACCTACACGCTACCCTTCACGATGAAGGTCGACGTCGTCAAGAGGTATCTACCGCAGCCCTAG
- a CDS encoding SDR family oxidoreductase — MDCDLSLTGLRAAVTASTKGIGRGIATALASCGAKVVINGREPEGVEKALESLKDKGEVYGVAADLSKEGEAARFVEEAAGLLGGLDSLVYVPPPVPGGRFLAVEMKAWRLSYRLLIEAAIEAVSTAYPYLEKSENPSITFVTSIAAWEPLPEIATSSVLRPGLHAMTILLARELGPSGIRVNAIVPGYIETDRLRAVAGMRSRELGSSVEEELAKMARGVPLGRLGDPLDIGWAVAFLASRRASYITGALVPVSGGLHSSIH, encoded by the coding sequence TTGGACTGTGATTTATCGCTTACAGGCTTGAGAGCGGCAGTAACGGCGTCTACCAAGGGTATAGGCAGGGGTATAGCCACTGCACTGGCCTCCTGTGGGGCCAAGGTGGTTATAAACGGTAGAGAGCCTGAGGGGGTTGAAAAGGCTCTGGAGTCCTTGAAGGATAAGGGGGAGGTTTACGGGGTAGCGGCTGACCTGTCGAAGGAGGGAGAGGCTGCAAGGTTCGTCGAGGAGGCGGCAGGGCTCCTCGGGGGCCTGGACTCGCTCGTCTACGTCCCGCCACCCGTGCCAGGAGGCAGATTCCTCGCCGTGGAGATGAAGGCTTGGAGACTCAGCTACAGGCTGCTGATAGAGGCCGCTATCGAGGCAGTTTCCACCGCCTACCCCTACCTTGAAAAATCCGAGAACCCCTCCATAACATTCGTAACTAGTATAGCGGCTTGGGAGCCCCTACCCGAGATAGCTACTAGTAGCGTGCTCCGCCCCGGCCTACACGCGATGACGATACTCCTGGCTAGAGAGCTAGGCCCCTCAGGGATCAGGGTAAACGCCATAGTCCCGGGTTATATAGAGACTGACAGGCTACGGGCTGTAGCTGGCATGAGGTCCAGGGAGCTGGGCTCCTCGGTTGAGGAAGAGCTAGCAAAAATGGCTAGGGGGGTCCCTCTCGGGAGGCTTGGGGACCCCTTGGATATTGGATGGGCGGTGGCCTTCCTGGCTTCGCGCAGGGCGTCCTACATTACAGGCGCG
- the feoB gene encoding ferrous iron transport protein B codes for MKEVHSHHAATRESGAISELKDCDRIVVLVGAPNAGKSVLFNTLTGRSSTVANWPGVTVDLHIGRLEADGKRICIVDAPGAYGLVPTSPEENVTLEALLKLKPDVIIALLDSTNPEGSLNLIVQLIEMAPHKTIIALTKHALSHTLGIHIDVEQLSKALGVPIVVTSALEGEGLNLLYDYITGESGWSSKPLLIDYGLLEDEIGRLASNPGVREVAARFDVSPRWIAVQLLNRNEALAYIIEEFGYNDVLEEAGRIYESAEKKVSLQPELYLAERRLKFVEDLASSVIVKRKPAGGYWQKLADVLLHPLYGPIASFLGLFATFGAVFSLNTGFPLNMIFRYMGWEGAARALEEYNLSSLLESLFARLSGVVGEHLSQPWAGLIGDGIIGGVGFVLSFLPLVMLVYLSLGILEDSGIATRMAISFHPLFYRFGLSGRSVFPLLLGMGCNVPAEYATRGLPEDERFRAAFAVPFIPCQARLAVIIAITSVLIHSVLIQTIAVSIVYVEALIAALMTAWIASRFIQKRIYMKKRIPYEAKPELIMELPPVHRPHWKVIWWYVRDNTAHFIKKAGTIIFLLAIVTWGLLSYGPTGYTEDPALSYGGIIGERVGDLMRLIGVGEDRDQVLGLALVDGLIAKEGVLTAIAITLGYSEETSQVAVEKLGLSVPQAVGFLVMITLYFPCIATLAAMRSIVKSWRLVALYAIYSILIAILFATITYHVVEMLV; via the coding sequence ATGAAGGAAGTGCACAGCCACCACGCGGCGACAAGAGAGTCGGGAGCTATAAGCGAGTTAAAGGACTGCGACAGGATAGTAGTCCTAGTCGGAGCTCCCAACGCCGGTAAAAGCGTCCTGTTCAACACGCTCACGGGAAGATCATCCACCGTAGCAAACTGGCCTGGAGTAACAGTTGACCTACATATAGGCAGGCTAGAGGCAGACGGGAAGCGTATATGTATCGTGGACGCCCCAGGGGCATATGGCCTGGTGCCGACAAGCCCCGAGGAGAACGTTACACTCGAAGCCCTACTCAAGCTTAAACCCGACGTCATAATAGCACTGCTAGACTCCACGAATCCGGAGGGGAGCCTTAACCTTATAGTCCAGCTCATCGAAATGGCTCCCCACAAGACGATTATCGCTTTAACCAAGCACGCGCTCAGCCACACGCTAGGCATACACATTGACGTCGAGCAACTGAGTAAAGCCCTTGGCGTGCCTATTGTAGTCACGTCGGCTCTGGAGGGAGAGGGTCTAAACCTACTATACGACTACATCACCGGCGAGTCTGGGTGGAGCTCGAAGCCTCTCCTCATAGACTATGGATTACTAGAGGATGAGATAGGAAGGCTGGCTTCCAACCCGGGAGTAAGAGAGGTGGCCGCTCGGTTCGACGTCTCTCCCAGATGGATCGCCGTGCAACTTCTAAATAGAAACGAGGCGCTCGCATACATAATAGAAGAGTTCGGCTATAACGATGTGCTCGAAGAAGCGGGCAGAATCTACGAGAGTGCTGAGAAGAAGGTCTCCCTGCAACCGGAGCTCTACCTAGCAGAGAGGAGGCTTAAGTTCGTAGAGGATCTAGCCTCTAGTGTCATCGTTAAGAGAAAGCCAGCGGGCGGCTACTGGCAGAAGCTCGCCGACGTACTACTGCACCCTCTCTATGGGCCTATTGCCAGCTTCCTTGGGCTCTTCGCGACCTTTGGGGCGGTATTCTCTCTAAACACGGGCTTTCCCCTAAACATGATCTTCAGGTACATGGGGTGGGAGGGTGCTGCTAGAGCTCTGGAGGAGTACAACCTCTCTAGCCTGCTGGAGTCCCTGTTCGCGCGTCTATCCGGTGTTGTTGGAGAGCACCTATCCCAGCCTTGGGCGGGCCTCATCGGAGACGGTATAATAGGTGGAGTCGGGTTCGTGTTGAGCTTCCTCCCGCTAGTTATGCTTGTCTACCTCTCACTGGGTATATTGGAGGATTCCGGTATAGCTACTCGAATGGCGATAAGCTTCCATCCCCTATTCTATAGGTTTGGGCTCTCCGGTCGCAGCGTTTTCCCGCTCCTACTGGGCATGGGTTGCAACGTCCCAGCCGAGTACGCTACCAGGGGGTTGCCCGAGGATGAACGGTTCCGAGCAGCTTTCGCCGTCCCCTTCATACCGTGCCAGGCCAGGCTTGCGGTCATAATAGCGATAACCAGCGTTTTGATACACAGCGTTCTCATCCAGACTATAGCTGTCTCTATTGTATACGTTGAGGCATTAATCGCGGCACTGATGACGGCCTGGATAGCCTCCAGATTCATCCAGAAACGCATCTATATGAAGAAGAGAATACCCTACGAAGCAAAGCCCGAACTCATAATGGAGCTACCCCCCGTTCATAGACCCCACTGGAAAGTCATATGGTGGTATGTCCGCGACAACACAGCCCACTTCATAAAGAAGGCCGGAACCATAATCTTCCTATTGGCAATCGTGACCTGGGGACTACTCTCCTACGGTCCAACCGGCTACACTGAGGACCCTGCGCTCAGCTATGGCGGGATAATAGGAGAGAGAGTGGGCGACCTCATGAGGCTAATCGGCGTGGGCGAGGACAGAGACCAGGTGCTCGGACTAGCACTGGTGGATGGGCTTATAGCTAAGGAGGGTGTTTTGACCGCTATCGCCATCACTCTGGGCTATAGCGAGGAGACTAGTCAAGTCGCTGTTGAGAAACTCGGCCTCTCAGTACCCCAGGCGGTGGGCTTCCTGGTAATGATAACACTGTACTTCCCCTGCATAGCGACCCTGGCGGCCATGAGGAGCATTGTGAAATCGTGGAGACTAGTGGCACTCTACGCTATCTACTCTATACTAATAGCTATCCTATTCGCTACTATAACGTATCACGTGGTGGAGATGCTTGTCTAG